The DNA sequence GTAATCTTcaaacaatactaaaaaaaagatatcaaaACTTAGGtacttaacatataatataataattttaaatatgactaaaaaattaattaatcaataattataaggatgctataatattttacaaaatacttataatttatatgtgtggtcaatataaatacaatgttgAAGGTCtgacaaattgaaataaaaagacaattaaTGATCTACATTATATTTTGGTTTCTTCAATTTGTAGGATATACAAATACAGAAAATTACACATTGAGATgcagtaaatttaataatatgttagcTTAATCTACGAGAAAAAGAAGTATAATATTCAGGCAGTGTAAGTCATTGCAAATTATTTACCACAATTGCCTTAAATTCTTAattgatagttttataaaagtgtattaaaaaagtttttactcaTCTTCTTCTAGTAGAGTAACTCTATTTTTATCAACCCTAACATTGGGTGCACTtctcaattttttaataaatttatcggCAATTCTATCGTCTACTTCATTCCCTGTATATTCTGAATATTCAGACAAAACTTTCTTTTGAAGACGCTTAAATGGAAGTTCATTCCCTTTTTTCTGTAAAACTGACATAATTACAGCATGCCAGTTGAATTTCCCATTATTTTCTGACACCTCATTCTCACTTTTAGCAACATTCTGATCATGAAGACAAATGCTCTCATCTGCTTCAGCAGTAGCAAGCTCTCCCTCCATTTTTAACTTCTTTTTAGTGGCTTTTACTTTAACCGGCACATTTTCTATATCAGCATTATTGACAGCTTCAATAACTTCTATTGTTGTTGCTGTGTCTTGCCTCtttcttttcttatttttatcttttcctTCGACAGGGCCATTTCCTTCTTCATGGCCATTTTCAATCTTGTTCTTGTTTTTCTTACCTTTTTTTGGCACTTGAATTTCTTCCTGGGTCACTTCAGCTGGTGGAGCTTCCGCACTTTGTAGTTCTGCTTCATACTTCTtacgttttttttcttcttttctttGCTTTTTGGAAAGTTTTTTATTGGGCTCTTCTGAATCACCATTCTTAGTTTCAATATCTTTTTTGTCCTCATCAGCTTGAGCTTCTTCCTCATCTTCTTCCTCATCTACTTCCTCATTGTGATTTGCAAcaccattttgttttttacCATTTGGTATATCACCATTTTGCCCCTTACCAGCAGCACCATTTACCTTAGGTACATCAGTCTTATcttgttcgtttttatttttattctgtgaatttaaatttgataattctGATAACTTTACTGATATTAAGTCCCAAGCCTGATCAATATCTTTGGGGTTAGTTTTTTGCCCACAAACATTCTTTACAAAGTTTATGAATTTAGGTTTCTTCCTAGGTGTATTATTATGCTTGCTTATAGTCTCTATAATTCTCAAAACATTCCCTGATGCATTCTTTTGTTCATCTAGAACAGACTGTAACATTTCCACCCATgcattttgtttcttttcacCCTTCTTTTCTTTCGGAGTAAATCCTTTTCCAGAGTAACGTTCTTCTTCAGTTATACATTTTGTATGAGCTTCATAATCACTACCTCTGAAAAATATAagtgatattaatttacaaatgcatttaaatatacatatatacttgttTCATACcatcgattattttttattgatatatattagattcattaagaataaaatattttaaaaacgtgtgtcaaaatagaaatacaaatgaaaacatttcttacaaaattacatcatttcggatataaaaatgtatgtatagttTTACCGTAGGTGCATAAGTCGTCAAAGTTACGTCTGTATTATCCAATTGGTATACTTACAAAAAGTCTTTAAAACAGTCCATGCAAGATAAATTAGGATTTTTATTTCTGCATTTTGTTAAGTAGTGTTTTTCAACCTTAGGCTTTTGAACTGATTCACCGCAATGGCCACAAGTAAAAACAACCATATTCACTTGTAAATGGAGTGgacaaaatcaaaacaatagattttattttgttattgaaatatgtCACGacctaaatttttgtttttgggACGAgttcaattatataaacaatttgtaataatatgtttgtaataagtgaaaggtatttttttttaattaacagttttatgtttatttggatttttattCACACGTGCTTTTCAAAACACGCCACAATTTTCGGAAccgaattatgaaaattttcacAATGTCAATGTTAAGTGAAATGTCAATTGTCATTTGACAGATTCGTAgtaaaaaatgttcaaatattacCTACATGTagaaaacaattacattaaaaatgtttattcgtctactaatactaataattatctCGATAGATAGGCATCTAGTTTATAAACCTAGTTGCAGAGCCTTGTAATTTGACAaggaataatattaaactttagtttatattcacaaaatattttactgtaaagAGTTTAAAGTTAAtcacaaattacaaa is a window from the Vanessa atalanta chromosome 23, ilVanAtal1.2, whole genome shotgun sequence genome containing:
- the LOC125073040 gene encoding cell growth-regulating nucleolar protein translates to MVVFTCGHCGESVQKPKVEKHYLTKCRNKNPNLSCMDCFKDFLGSDYEAHTKCITEEERYSGKGFTPKEKKGEKKQNAWVEMLQSVLDEQKNASGNVLRIIETISKHNNTPRKKPKFINFVKNVCGQKTNPKDIDQAWDLISVKLSELSNLNSQNKNKNEQDKTDVPKVNGAAGKGQNGDIPNGKKQNGVANHNEEVDEEEDEEEAQADEDKKDIETKNGDSEEPNKKLSKKQRKEEKKRKKYEAELQSAEAPPAEVTQEEIQVPKKGKKNKNKIENGHEEGNGPVEGKDKNKKRKRQDTATTIEVIEAVNNADIENVPVKVKATKKKLKMEGELATAEADESICLHDQNVAKSENEVSENNGKFNWHAVIMSVLQKKGNELPFKRLQKKVLSEYSEYTGNEVDDRIADKFIKKLRSAPNVRVDKNRVTLLEEDE